One genomic region from Anopheles bellator chromosome 2, idAnoBellAS_SP24_06.2, whole genome shotgun sequence encodes:
- the LOC131209105 gene encoding zinc carboxypeptidase-like, with the protein MTNGRLLALALTCLVAAVRGLSYENYAAYRIAIETSEQLALLQSLESARNGFTFLDYPGQVNQSVEVVIAPSDAKLLVDLLRTHKLQATLLTDNLQKIIDQERPARRKDEGFGWDDYHTLEEIYAWIDVMVAQHPSVLSVESIGRTYENRDMKVIKLSYGSGNQGIFVEANIHAREWITSATVTWILNELLTSEDPRVRYIAENYDWYIVPVSNPDGFEYTHTTDRLWRKTRTPHNLLCYGTDPNRNFNFQWNNGGTSTTPCSDTYSGPYPESEVEVANLSNCIRSVAGNIRLFLSIHSRGQLILLPFGYNDAPRPYNYQDLLQVGRRASVDMYQLYEKPYRVGTTADVLYIASGIAVDWAFAAAGIPLSYTFELRDQGEFGFILPADQIVPNAEELLEAFVGLIDEAKVLGYM; encoded by the exons ATGACAAACGGTCGTCTCTTGGCGCTTGCACTGACGTGCCTCGTGGCGGCGGTGCGTGGATTAAGCTACGAAAACTATGCCGCTTACAGGATCGCCATCGAGACCAGCGAGCAGTTGGCATTACTGCAAAGCTTAGAATCAGCTCGCAATGGG TTTACGTTCCTAGACTACCCGGGCCAAGTGAACCAAAGCGTGGAGGTTGTGATTGCTCCCAGCGATGCAAAACTCCTGGTGGATCTCCTCAGAACGCACAAGTTGCAAGCTACGTTGCTGACGGATAACTTGCAAAA AATCATCGACCAAGAACGTCCGGCCCGTAGAAAGGACGAAGGCTTCGGGTGGGACGATTACCATACGTTGGAAGAAATTTACGCGTGGATCGATGTCATGGTGGCGCAACATCCGTCCGTGTTGTCGGTCGAATCGATCGGTAGGACGTATGAAAATAGAGACATGAAGGTCATCAAGCTCTCGTACGGATCGGGTAATCAGGGTATTTTCGTCGAAGCCAACATTCATGCCCGCGAGTGGATCACTTCGGCCACCGTAACATGGATTTTGAACGAGCTGCTCACGTCAGAGGATCCCCGTGTACGCTACATTGCCGAAAATTACGATTGGTACATCGTTCCCGTGTCCAACCCGGATGGCTTCGAGTACACTCATACTACG GATCGCCTTTGGCGTAAAACGAGAACCCCGCACAACCTGCTTTGCTACGGCACGGATCCTAACCGAAACTTCAACTTCCAGTGGAACA ACGGAGGTACATCAACGACCCCGTGCTCGGACACCTATTCCGGACCGTATCCGGAGTCGGAGGTGGAAGTTGCAAACCTGTCCAACTGCATCCGCTCGGTCGCCGGAAACATTAGGCTGTTCCTCTCGATTCACTCGCGGGGTCAGTTAATTCTGCTCCCATTCGGTTACAACGATGCACCGCGCCCTTACAACTACCAGGATCTACTGCAAGTTGGCCGTCGTGCCTCGGTCGACATGTACCAGCTGTATGAAAAGCCCTACCGCGTTGGCACTACGGCCGATGTGTTGT ATATCGCTTCCGGCATTGCCGTTGACTGGGCCTTTGCTGCCGCGGGTATTCCGCTTTCCTACACCTTCGAGCTGCGCGATCAAGGAGAGTTCGGATTCATACTGCCCGCCGACCAGATTGTGCCCAACGCCGAGGAGCTACTGGAAGCATTTGTTGGCCTCATCGATGAGGCAAAGGTGCTGGGTTATATGTGA